In the genome of Ignisphaera cupida, one region contains:
- a CDS encoding 50S ribosomal protein L14 has translation MAVKRAKTGAAFPRRRRVAGIINGTRLVVADNSGAREVMVVGVVGVKTRLRRVPFATVGDMVIVTVKKGNPELRGQISRAIIVRQKKPFKRPDGTWIAFEDNACVLVNPDGTPKGKEIRGPVAREAVERWPQIANMATIVI, from the coding sequence ATGGCTGTGAAAAGAGCCAAGACAGGAGCAGCGTTTCCGAGAAGAAGAAGAGTTGCAGGTATAATTAATGGAACTAGACTTGTTGTTGCTGATAATAGTGGAGCAAGAGAGGTAATGGTGGTGGGTGTAGTAGGTGTAAAAACAAGATTGAGAAGAGTACCCTTTGCAACTGTTGGTGACATGGTTATAGTTACTGTTAAGAAGGGTAATCCTGAGTTAAGAGGCCAAATATCAAGAGCCATAATTGTAAGACAGAAAAAGCCTTTTAAAAGACCTGATGGCACGTGGATAGCATTTGAAGACAATGCATGTGTCTTGGTAAATCCAGATGGTACACCAAAGGGTAAGGAGATTAGAGGGCCCGTGGCTAGAGAAGCTGTTGAGAGATGGCCTCAAATAGCCAACATGGCTACAATAGTCATTTGA
- a CDS encoding 30S ribosomal protein S5, producing the protein MSISIEEWTPRTRLGWLVKEGKITSIDQIFAMNAVIMEPEIVDILLPNLKQEILDVVLVQKMTDAGRISRFRAVVAVGNENGYVGLGIGKAKQLRTAIEKATIDAKLNIVPVRRGCGSWECSCNEPHSVPFRVRGKAGSVEVTLIPAPLGVGIVAGEIGKVILRLAGLRDVWTFSKGETRTTINFAKAVYNALKNTNKFVTPVDWGKKAWE; encoded by the coding sequence ATGAGTATAAGCATTGAGGAGTGGACTCCGAGAACAAGACTTGGGTGGCTAGTTAAAGAAGGTAAGATAACTTCAATAGATCAGATATTTGCTATGAATGCTGTTATAATGGAGCCCGAAATTGTGGATATTCTTCTTCCAAATCTAAAGCAAGAGATTTTGGATGTTGTGCTAGTTCAGAAAATGACTGATGCTGGTAGAATCTCAAGATTTAGAGCTGTGGTTGCTGTTGGTAATGAGAATGGATATGTTGGTTTAGGAATTGGAAAGGCAAAGCAGTTGAGAACAGCAATAGAAAAGGCGACTATAGATGCTAAACTGAATATAGTTCCTGTTAGGCGTGGTTGTGGAAGCTGGGAGTGTAGTTGTAACGAGCCACACTCAGTTCCATTTAGGGTTCGTGGAAAAGCAGGAAGTGTTGAAGTTACATTGATTCCAGCACCTCTTGGCGTAGGTATTGTAGCTGGAGAAATTGGTAAGGTGATTCTGCGCTTAGCTGGCTTAAGAGATGTGTGGACCTTTAGCAAAGGCGAGACTAGAACCACAATAAACTTTGCTAAAGCTGTTTACAATGCTCTTAAAAACACAAACAAATTTGTGACACCAGTTGACTGGGGTAAGAAGGCATGGGAGTAG
- a CDS encoding ribonuclease P protein component 1, which yields MLRTGSNLVYHELIGLYVEVVSHLDPTLKGLSGIVVDETMNTLRIADYNRKKIVTVMKKGGLFIFTIPETGEKVFVDGNKIFGRPEDRLKKFERQK from the coding sequence ATGCTTAGAACAGGTAGTAATTTGGTATATCATGAATTAATAGGTTTATACGTTGAGGTTGTGTCTCATTTAGATCCAACACTAAAAGGCTTGAGCGGAATTGTTGTAGATGAGACCATGAATACTTTGCGAATAGCTGATTATAATCGCAAGAAAATTGTAACAGTTATGAAGAAGGGTGGATTATTTATATTCACTATACCAGAAACAGGTGAAAAAGTCTTTGTTGATGGTAACAAGATTTTTGGAAGGCCTGAGGATAGACTTAAAAAGTTTGAGAGACAAAAATAA
- a CDS encoding 50S ribosomal protein L5 → MSLVIIRNGSLTLSSIPESFTSSILSQDVVNNILKKWREKPMLIPRIAKVTINISVGGASERLEKAARLLEQLTGQKPSIRKAKKTIREFGISRRQPIAAVVTLRGQRALEFLRKALYAVNNTLKLSSFDKYGNVSFGIKEHLLLPGVRYDPDIGIFGMDVALTLERPGFRIMKRRRRKVLSIPNRHRVSREESILLLEILFGTKVSG, encoded by the coding sequence ATGTCTTTAGTAATTATAAGAAATGGCTCATTAACATTGTCATCCATACCTGAAAGCTTTACAAGTTCTATTTTAAGTCAAGATGTTGTTAATAACATACTAAAGAAGTGGAGAGAGAAGCCAATGCTAATTCCAAGAATAGCTAAAGTAACTATAAACATTAGCGTGGGTGGAGCATCTGAAAGACTTGAAAAAGCAGCTAGATTACTTGAACAGTTAACTGGGCAAAAACCATCTATTCGCAAAGCAAAGAAAACTATAAGGGAGTTTGGCATTAGTAGAAGACAGCCCATAGCTGCTGTTGTTACTTTGCGTGGTCAAAGAGCATTGGAGTTTCTTAGAAAAGCTCTTTACGCTGTTAACAATACACTTAAGCTGTCTTCATTTGATAAATATGGCAATGTCTCATTTGGAATAAAAGAGCATTTGCTTTTGCCTGGCGTAAGATACGATCCTGATATAGGAATATTTGGAATGGATGTTGCACTAACACTTGAAAGACCAGGTTTCAGAATTATGAAGAGACGTAGAAGAAAAGTGTTATCAATACCCAATAGACATAGGGTAAGTAGGGAGGAGAGCATACTTCTTCTAGAAATTTTGTTTGGAACAAAAGTCTCAGGTTAA
- a CDS encoding 30S ribosomal protein S17 — protein MSIQQNTRTRNIGIVYPGLKPPERTCNDDKCPWHGNVSVRGLLLTGKVIKAKMQNTVVVEREYVVWVRKFKRYERRRSRIHVHNPPCISAKEGDIVLIGETRPLAKSVSFVVLGVIGKSKVGE, from the coding sequence ATGTCTATACAGCAAAATACGAGGACTAGAAACATAGGTATTGTGTATCCTGGTCTAAAACCACCGGAAAGAACATGTAATGATGATAAATGTCCTTGGCATGGAAACGTTAGTGTAAGAGGGTTGTTACTAACTGGAAAGGTTATCAAGGCAAAAATGCAGAATACAGTTGTTGTTGAAAGAGAATATGTTGTATGGGTTAGAAAATTTAAAAGGTATGAAAGAAGAAGAAGTAGAATTCATGTCCATAACCCACCCTGTATATCAGCTAAAGAAGGTGATATAGTGCTTATAGGCGAGACAAGACCTCTTGCAAAAAGTGTGTCTTTTGTTGTTTTAGGAGTAATTGGAAAGTCGAAGGTGGGTGAGTAG
- a CDS encoding 50S ribosomal protein L18, with amino-acid sequence MAHGPSYKVAKRRRREGKTNYHKRYKLVRNKHVILVIRKTNKYVLAQFVYPTPVGDYTLVSAHSKELVKLFGWKAGTKNTPAAYLVGLLAGLRASKLGIKEAVPDIGLHRPVKGSKIFAVIKGVIDSGVKVPVDQEMLPSDDRLRGVTIAEYAKMLSEKDPEKFNRQFSALLKAGFDPRNIVEHFEQVKNYILNVYSAIPEDKNAETIINLLTSGNR; translated from the coding sequence TTGGCTCATGGACCTAGCTATAAGGTTGCTAAGAGAAGGAGAAGAGAGGGAAAGACAAATTATCATAAGAGATACAAACTTGTTAGAAATAAGCATGTGATATTGGTAATAAGAAAGACTAATAAATATGTTCTTGCACAATTTGTTTATCCAACACCTGTTGGAGACTATACACTAGTTTCTGCGCATAGCAAAGAGCTTGTGAAGCTGTTTGGATGGAAAGCTGGAACAAAGAATACTCCAGCTGCATATTTGGTAGGGCTTTTAGCTGGATTAAGAGCAAGCAAACTTGGGATTAAGGAGGCTGTGCCTGACATAGGTCTTCACAGACCTGTTAAAGGATCAAAGATTTTTGCAGTAATAAAAGGTGTGATTGATAGTGGTGTAAAGGTTCCGGTAGATCAAGAGATGTTGCCAAGTGATGACAGGTTGAGGGGGGTTACAATAGCTGAGTATGCTAAAATGCTTAGTGAGAAAGACCCAGAGAAATTCAATAGACAGTTCTCTGCTTTGCTAAAGGCTGGGTTTGATCCAAGAAATATTGTTGAGCATTTTGAGCAAGTGAAAAACTATATATTGAATGTTTATTCTGCTATACCAGAGGATAAAAATGCTGAAACTATTATCAATCTTTTAACATCTGGAAATAGGTGA
- a CDS encoding 30S ribosomal protein S8, whose amino-acid sequence MTTMDTLSNALATLTNAEARRRSEALIWPASKLIIRVLRVMQKYGYIGEFEYIDDGRWGKILVQLMGRINRAGAIKPRTAVSYRDLLQMPHYIRRYLPSKDIGLLILTTNQGVLSHREAIEKRIGGILIAYVY is encoded by the coding sequence ATGACAACAATGGATACTCTCTCAAATGCTCTCGCAACATTAACTAATGCTGAGGCAAGAAGAAGGTCAGAGGCATTGATATGGCCAGCTTCTAAACTCATCATAAGAGTGCTGAGAGTTATGCAGAAATATGGTTACATAGGAGAGTTTGAGTATATTGATGATGGGAGATGGGGAAAGATATTAGTTCAGCTAATGGGTAGAATAAATAGGGCAGGGGCTATAAAGCCAAGAACTGCTGTATCGTATAGAGATCTTCTTCAAATGCCTCATTACATAAGAAGATATTTACCATCTAAAGACATTGGATTATTAATATTAACAACAAATCAGGGTGTTCTCTCTCATAGAGAAGCTATTGAGAAGAGAATAGGAGGTATTCTAATAGCCTATGTATACTAA
- the secY gene encoding preprotein translocase subunit SecY: protein MGVIEVLAKLGLVIPSAPRPVRKVSLGKRLLFTMLVAIAYVMLASTKLYGIQVAGRGAISPIISIILAMQSGTFAQLGIGPIVTAGLILQILVGAKIINIDLNDPEARKNFTLASKGLGIILAIVEATGFVVSGVYWYVPQAVPIWVKVAVVAQLIWGGIIIIMLDEAVQKGWGLGSGVSLFILIGVAWRFFGDLLTPHPIQSGGEVYGLIPYIVNSVRSNTLNFWYIFVERLAMGYPTIVGFLTSLFLIAILSYLNAARINVPIVISRYGGIKTKVPLQLLYVTNIPVLLTGILISDIILFLSLLQNYIGVDTVNNIRQYLSPPTLYSFVYRPWQAITYTVMFMVLCILFGLLWVEIAGLNPEAQAENLVKSGLEIPGMRRNPRVLASYLARYIYPLTVFSSLAVAIISLVGDIFGSYGTGTGILLAVGIVYNYYQLLVYERTLEMYPMLSRLLGE from the coding sequence TTGGGAGTAATTGAAGTATTGGCAAAGCTGGGGCTTGTAATACCCTCAGCACCTAGACCTGTTAGGAAAGTGTCGTTGGGAAAGAGACTTTTATTTACTATGCTAGTTGCAATAGCTTATGTCATGCTTGCTTCAACAAAGCTTTATGGTATTCAGGTAGCTGGTAGAGGTGCTATATCACCAATTATAAGCATCATTCTAGCTATGCAATCAGGAACTTTTGCACAGCTTGGTATAGGCCCTATAGTTACTGCTGGTTTGATACTTCAGATACTTGTTGGTGCAAAAATAATTAATATTGATTTGAATGATCCTGAGGCTAGAAAGAACTTTACACTAGCTTCTAAAGGTCTTGGAATTATACTTGCTATTGTTGAGGCAACGGGTTTTGTTGTTAGTGGTGTTTACTGGTATGTTCCCCAGGCTGTTCCAATATGGGTTAAGGTAGCTGTTGTTGCTCAGCTTATTTGGGGCGGCATAATAATTATTATGCTTGATGAAGCTGTGCAGAAGGGTTGGGGACTTGGTAGCGGTGTTAGCTTATTTATTTTAATAGGTGTTGCATGGAGATTTTTCGGAGATCTTTTAACACCTCACCCCATTCAGTCTGGTGGAGAGGTATATGGCTTAATACCATATATTGTAAATTCTGTTAGAAGCAACACGCTAAACTTCTGGTATATATTTGTAGAGAGGTTGGCAATGGGCTATCCAACCATTGTCGGATTTTTAACATCGCTATTCCTAATAGCCATCTTGTCTTACTTAAATGCTGCAAGAATTAATGTGCCAATTGTTATAAGCAGATATGGTGGTATAAAGACTAAGGTGCCTTTGCAACTACTCTATGTAACAAACATACCTGTTTTGCTTACAGGTATACTAATATCCGATATTATACTGTTTCTAAGTCTGCTTCAAAACTATATTGGTGTCGATACTGTTAACAATATAAGACAGTACCTCTCGCCACCAACACTATACTCCTTTGTTTATAGACCTTGGCAAGCAATAACATATACTGTGATGTTCATGGTTTTATGCATTCTATTTGGCTTGCTGTGGGTTGAAATAGCTGGGCTAAATCCAGAGGCGCAGGCAGAGAACTTGGTAAAATCTGGTCTTGAGATTCCTGGTATGAGAAGAAATCCAAGGGTTTTAGCATCTTACTTGGCTAGATACATATACCCACTCACAGTGTTTAGTTCGCTAGCTGTTGCTATTATATCTCTTGTTGGCGATATTTTTGGAAGCTACGGCACTGGAACAGGGATTTTGCTTGCTGTTGGAATAGTTTACAACTACTACCAGTTGCTAGTCTATGAAAGAACACTTGAAATGTATCCAATGCTTAGCAGGCTATTGGGTGAGTAG
- a CDS encoding 50S ribosomal protein L30, protein MGVASNKIYAIIRLRGVVDTPEEIEYTLRLLRLTRKFTCVIYPATSDIEGMLEKVKDWVTWGEIDFHVLVQLLRSRGRIVGNKPLTDEYVKKVLGLDGVEELAKAIFENKVFFHKLNKYGIKPLFRLHPPSKGFKGSIKKPYKDGGELGYRGKEINDLLLRMM, encoded by the coding sequence ATGGGAGTAGCAAGCAACAAGATATATGCAATAATAAGACTAAGAGGAGTTGTTGATACACCAGAGGAGATAGAGTATACATTGAGACTTCTAAGACTCACAAGAAAGTTTACCTGTGTAATTTATCCAGCAACATCTGATATTGAAGGAATGTTGGAGAAGGTTAAGGACTGGGTCACATGGGGAGAAATAGATTTTCATGTTCTTGTTCAATTACTTAGGTCTAGAGGAAGGATTGTAGGTAACAAGCCGTTAACAGATGAATATGTGAAGAAGGTTCTTGGGCTAGATGGTGTAGAGGAATTAGCAAAAGCAATATTTGAAAACAAGGTGTTTTTCCACAAACTCAACAAGTATGGCATTAAGCCACTATTCAGATTGCATCCACCATCAAAAGGATTCAAGGGAAGTATTAAGAAACCTTATAAGGATGGTGGTGAACTGGGTTATAGAGGCAAGGAAATAAATGATTTATTGTTGAGGATGATGTGA
- a CDS encoding 50S ribosomal protein L6: protein MAKAVHIIEQINIPNGVEVEISNKVVKVKGPKGELVRDFGYAKNIDIRMENGKIVLETFFANSKQKALLYTIASHIENMITGVTKGWKYKLKVISSHFPVNVKISGNYVVVENFLGERAPRKAKILEGVRVKVEGKDIIVEGIDLEKVSQTAANIEIATKVRDKDRRIFVDGVYIYERGVIE, encoded by the coding sequence TTGGCTAAGGCTGTTCACATAATTGAACAAATAAATATTCCAAATGGCGTTGAGGTAGAGATTAGTAATAAAGTAGTTAAGGTTAAGGGGCCCAAAGGAGAACTTGTAAGAGATTTTGGCTATGCCAAGAATATTGATATTAGAATGGAGAATGGGAAGATAGTTTTAGAAACGTTTTTTGCCAATAGCAAACAAAAAGCGTTGTTGTATACAATAGCATCCCATATAGAGAATATGATAACTGGTGTTACAAAGGGTTGGAAATATAAATTAAAGGTTATTTCCTCACACTTTCCTGTTAACGTGAAAATTTCTGGTAATTATGTTGTTGTGGAGAATTTTCTTGGTGAAAGAGCTCCTAGAAAAGCAAAGATATTGGAGGGTGTTAGAGTCAAGGTTGAGGGAAAGGATATAATTGTTGAGGGAATTGATTTGGAGAAGGTTTCACAAACTGCTGCAAATATAGAGATTGCTACTAAGGTTAGGGATAAGGATAGGAGAATATTTGTAGATGGGGTATACATTTATGAAAGAGGTGTTATTGAATGA
- a CDS encoding 50S ribosomal protein L32e, with protein sequence MSTEYNELLSKRLSVLKNLRKRRKILELKLRLQKPEFLRWCWWKFAKFQNNLKWKKPRGKDNPVRLALKGYPPKASTGYGTPNEIRNLHPSGLKPVVIASAKDMESLDPMQHIIYIASAVGLKKRLELIKLAKSKGFKVANER encoded by the coding sequence ATGAGTACAGAGTACAATGAGTTATTGTCAAAAAGATTAAGTGTTTTAAAGAATCTTAGAAAAAGAAGAAAAATTCTAGAATTAAAACTGAGGTTGCAAAAACCAGAGTTTCTGAGATGGTGTTGGTGGAAATTTGCTAAGTTTCAAAATAATTTGAAGTGGAAAAAGCCTAGGGGAAAGGACAATCCTGTTAGACTAGCTCTTAAAGGTTATCCACCAAAGGCATCTACAGGTTATGGAACTCCTAATGAGATAAGAAACCTGCATCCAAGTGGGTTAAAGCCTGTTGTGATTGCAAGTGCTAAGGATATGGAGAGTCTGGATCCAATGCAGCATATAATCTATATAGCCTCTGCTGTAGGTCTTAAAAAGAGGCTAGAGCTAATCAAGTTGGCTAAGTCAAAAGGATTTAAAGTAGCTAACGAGAGGTGA
- a CDS encoding 30S ribosomal protein S3, translating into MVNIKRYFIEQGIKKVAVDEYLASKFWRAGYAGVDIIRTPLGTRVIIYALRPGLIIGRKGQTLKTIQTVLEKLFGIENPQITVVEAENPDLNARVVAFNIAMALERGVHFRRAGFIALRRVMAAGALGCEIVISGKLVAERARYEKLKAGKVYKSGEQSLKLIDRAVAHVLLKPGIFGVEVLITKPGLTSDHVEIVSPATEVKEQKT; encoded by the coding sequence ATGGTAAATATAAAGAGGTATTTTATAGAGCAGGGAATAAAGAAAGTTGCTGTTGATGAGTATCTAGCTAGCAAGTTCTGGAGAGCTGGCTATGCAGGTGTTGACATTATTCGAACACCGCTTGGCACAAGGGTTATAATATATGCATTGAGACCGGGTCTTATAATAGGTCGCAAAGGACAAACACTAAAAACAATACAAACTGTTTTAGAAAAGTTATTTGGCATTGAAAATCCACAAATAACAGTTGTTGAAGCTGAAAACCCAGATCTCAATGCAAGAGTTGTTGCCTTCAATATTGCAATGGCTCTTGAAAGAGGTGTTCACTTTAGAAGAGCAGGTTTCATAGCTCTCAGAAGAGTTATGGCAGCTGGTGCACTAGGCTGTGAAATTGTTATTAGTGGTAAGCTCGTGGCTGAAAGAGCACGCTATGAGAAGTTAAAAGCTGGAAAGGTGTATAAATCAGGAGAGCAAAGCTTAAAGCTTATTGATAGAGCTGTTGCACATGTTTTGTTAAAGCCTGGTATATTTGGTGTTGAGGTTTTGATAACAAAACCTGGTCTCACATCTGATCATGTTGAAATCGTTAGCCCTGCAACAGAGGTTAAGGAACAAAAGACATAG
- a CDS encoding 30S ribosomal protein S4e, with product MAKMGNSRHLKRLAAPWFWPILRKEYKWVVKPLPGPHPIDRSLPLLVVVRDVLGLAETAREAKRIIFDGRILVDGVVRRDYKFPVGLMDTISIPDIDFYARFVPYPTKYLWYVKIPKEEAFLKIVRVENKTTVNGGHIQLNLIDGRNILIKVKDPTKPVEASNISTLDSLLIEVPSQNILQHIKLEPGKLAVVVDGRNVGRVGKIISIDIRPGMKKRRSVVMLEDLQGHRFQTILDYILVIGVDKPLITIA from the coding sequence ATGGCTAAAATGGGCAATTCTAGACATCTAAAAAGATTGGCTGCTCCATGGTTTTGGCCCATTCTTAGAAAGGAGTATAAATGGGTTGTAAAGCCTTTGCCAGGTCCTCACCCAATTGATAGAAGCTTGCCTTTGCTTGTTGTAGTTAGAGATGTTCTTGGCTTAGCTGAAACTGCTAGAGAGGCGAAGAGAATTATTTTTGATGGAAGGATTCTTGTTGATGGTGTTGTTAGAAGAGACTATAAGTTTCCTGTTGGTTTAATGGACACTATTTCTATACCCGATATAGACTTTTATGCTCGTTTTGTTCCATATCCCACAAAGTATTTATGGTATGTTAAAATCCCAAAGGAGGAGGCCTTTCTAAAAATAGTTAGAGTAGAGAACAAAACCACTGTAAATGGAGGACATATACAGCTTAATTTAATTGATGGAAGAAACATTTTGATTAAAGTCAAGGATCCTACAAAGCCTGTGGAAGCATCCAATATATCAACCCTTGATTCACTTCTAATAGAGGTGCCATCACAAAATATTTTGCAACATATAAAGTTGGAGCCAGGGAAACTTGCTGTTGTAGTTGATGGTAGAAATGTGGGGAGGGTTGGAAAAATAATAAGCATCGATATTAGGCCTGGCATGAAGAAAAGAAGATCAGTTGTTATGCTAGAAGATTTGCAGGGCCATAGATTCCAAACAATTTTGGATTATATTTTGGTTATTGGTGTTGATAAACCATTGATAACAATTGCATAA
- a CDS encoding 30S ribosomal protein S14 gives MGKFRPPAERKYGRGVQVCRRCGNRDAVIQKYGIYLCRQCFREVAMIMGFRKFN, from the coding sequence ATGGGCAAGTTCAGGCCTCCTGCAGAAAGAAAATATGGTCGTGGAGTTCAAGTGTGTAGAAGATGTGGTAATAGAGATGCTGTTATACAAAAGTATGGCATATATCTCTGCAGACAATGCTTTAGAGAAGTAGCTATGATCATGGGATTCAGAAAGTTTAACTAG
- a CDS encoding 50S ribosomal protein L19e, whose amino-acid sequence MDLSYQRRLAAEILGVGESKIKFDESAIDRIEGAVTKDEIRRLIKDGVIYVEPVKSNSRGRWREFHEERKSGRHRGQGKRKGSVGARAKPREMWISRIRKIRRFLKWLRDNGVIDKRTYRMLYRKAKGGAFDSLSSLKRYMRDQNILPQSYR is encoded by the coding sequence ATGGATTTGAGTTATCAAAGAAGATTGGCAGCAGAAATACTTGGTGTTGGCGAGTCTAAAATAAAGTTTGATGAATCCGCCATTGATAGAATAGAAGGTGCTGTTACAAAGGATGAGATAAGAAGACTGATAAAGGATGGTGTGATATATGTTGAGCCTGTTAAGAGCAATTCCAGGGGGAGGTGGAGAGAATTTCATGAAGAGCGCAAAAGTGGAAGACACAGAGGACAAGGTAAGAGAAAAGGTTCTGTAGGTGCTAGGGCAAAACCAAGGGAGATGTGGATAAGTAGAATTAGGAAAATTAGAAGGTTCTTAAAATGGCTTAGAGATAATGGGGTTATAGATAAGAGGACATACAGAATGTTGTATAGAAAGGCTAAGGGAGGTGCATTTGATAGTTTATCATCGCTTAAAAGGTATATGAGAGACCAAAATATTTTGCCTCAAAGTTATAGGTGA
- the rpmC gene encoding 50S ribosomal protein L29 codes for MSDRPLKADEIRSMSFEERLRLLNELRLELLRLLTQARTGTLTNVARIRIVRKNIARILTVLNEESKGQSKHA; via the coding sequence TTGAGTGATAGACCTCTTAAAGCTGATGAGATAAGGTCTATGAGTTTTGAAGAAAGATTAAGGCTTTTGAATGAGTTGAGACTTGAACTTTTAAGACTTTTAACACAAGCCAGAACAGGAACATTAACAAATGTAGCAAGAATAAGAATAGTGAGAAAGAATATTGCAAGAATTTTGACAGTATTGAACGAAGAGTCAAAGGGTCAGAGCAAACATGCTTAG
- a CDS encoding uL15 family ribosomal protein codes for MVVRREKKSRKMHGYRNRGWGSIGQHRKSGSRGGRGAAGMHKHKWSWVMKYFKDWFGKKGFVPRGESVKVRAINISDLNEIVKKMIQSNTAVTENGKIVVDLSKMGINKLLGSGSIEFPVKVLVSSYSKKAKEKVEKIGGVIQKI; via the coding sequence ATGGTTGTTAGAAGAGAAAAGAAAAGTAGGAAAATGCATGGATATAGAAACAGGGGATGGGGTAGCATAGGTCAGCACAGAAAATCTGGTTCGAGAGGAGGCAGAGGAGCTGCTGGAATGCATAAACATAAATGGTCTTGGGTTATGAAGTATTTTAAAGACTGGTTTGGCAAAAAAGGTTTTGTTCCAAGAGGTGAAAGTGTTAAGGTAAGAGCAATAAATATTAGTGATTTAAATGAGATTGTAAAGAAAATGATTCAAAGTAACACAGCTGTTACCGAAAATGGAAAAATTGTTGTGGATTTATCTAAAATGGGTATAAATAAGTTGTTGGGAAGTGGATCAATAGAGTTTCCAGTCAAGGTTCTTGTTTCATCATATTCTAAAAAAGCTAAGGAGAAAGTAGAGAAGATCGGGGGAGTTATACAGAAAATATAG
- the rplX gene encoding 50S ribosomal protein L24: MELKTKLPRKQRKKLFNLPLHLRWRLLTAPLSDDLARELGIKRLYVRKNDVVRIVRGDWRGHEGKVLDVDLKRTRIHVEGVTIKKADGTDVPYPIHPSKVVIVKLGEVDDVRRKIIERRQRSREELVKKGKAKPLNEEQKKIAEKA, translated from the coding sequence ATGGAGCTTAAAACAAAGCTGCCAAGAAAACAAAGAAAGAAGTTGTTTAACCTTCCACTTCATCTTAGATGGAGATTGCTAACAGCACCTCTATCTGATGATTTGGCTAGAGAACTTGGAATTAAGAGACTGTATGTGAGAAAAAATGATGTTGTTAGAATTGTTAGAGGCGATTGGAGGGGACACGAAGGCAAGGTTTTAGATGTTGATTTAAAGAGAACTAGAATACATGTGGAGGGGGTAACAATAAAAAAGGCTGATGGAACAGATGTTCCATATCCCATACATCCATCAAAAGTTGTTATTGTGAAGCTTGGAGAGGTTGATGATGTTAGAAGAAAAATAATTGAGAGAAGACAAAGAAGTAGAGAAGAACTAGTTAAGAAGGGTAAGGCAAAGCCTTTAAATGAAGAGCAGAAGAAAATTGCTGAAAAAGCCTAG
- a CDS encoding 50S ribosomal protein L22, which yields MGHWRYPKLEGVSEERTARAVIRDVPMSFKEAYEVCKVIRGMELSKAKELLKRVIELKEPIPYTRYKLSIGHKRGLASRWSDFKSPIGRYPVKVAKNILKLLENVENNAISKGLNAEKLKIVHIAAHRGYYLKKWMPRAFGRATPWFRTHTSVEVIVAEV from the coding sequence ATGGGGCATTGGCGATATCCAAAACTTGAAGGAGTAAGTGAGGAGAGGACTGCTAGAGCTGTTATTAGAGATGTGCCAATGTCTTTTAAGGAAGCTTATGAAGTGTGTAAAGTTATTAGAGGTATGGAGTTGAGTAAAGCAAAGGAATTGCTTAAAAGAGTAATAGAGTTGAAGGAGCCTATACCATATACTAGGTACAAGCTTAGTATTGGCCATAAACGTGGATTAGCAAGTAGATGGAGTGATTTTAAAAGCCCAATAGGAAGATACCCTGTGAAAGTAGCTAAAAACATTTTGAAGTTGCTTGAAAATGTTGAGAATAATGCTATTAGCAAAGGTCTTAATGCGGAAAAGCTGAAAATAGTTCACATAGCTGCTCACAGAGGCTATTACCTCAAGAAGTGGATGCCTAGAGCCTTTGGCAGAGCAACACCGTGGTTTAGAACACATACTAGTGTTGAGGTAATTGTTGCTGAGGTGTAG